tacacctaattagatttcaaccaatagaaaaatagattagattaaaaaattaataaatttagcattgaaatcataaaacgacacttattttgaaacgaaaattttgctctaaaacgacatataatttgaaacggagggagtagatGAATAAGGCTGTCAAAAAAAAGATGTATGGTTGTATAAGATAACGTGATTACTTGAGAAGAGGTGGTTTTCAAGGCTTCCATTAGGCAAAAACTCATAGACCAAGAGGAACTGATTCTCTTCCCAGCAATATCCCAATAGCTTGACTAGGTTTGGATGATGAAACTTCCCTAAGAATCTCACTTCACACTGCAATTTTTACGTTTTATCCACACAGATTACAACCATATCCAATATGAATGCattaaaatttttgaagacCATTGATGATTAGAAGAAACTGATAAATTTGATATTTGTccaatattttttctaaaaatataacaaacaaCTAGTATATCACTGTATAATTATGAAAGTGTACACTGGTAAAAGAAATCGAACTGAGTGCACTAAATCTAACGTTAGGAATGAGTATATATGTAACCTTTTTCAAATGGATATAAGCTtctttgaaacaaaattttgtgtTCCTTGGTCTAATTTAATGTTTCTtacttcaaattttaatttgatattgtAGCTATAACGGAATTTCTAGCTGGATAAACTGCacatatgaaaaataataataataatttccaCGCATCAACCatatcattaaatatttttgtatatcttattgaaaattataaatgtatTCTTCTTTTGAATGACTAATGCAGTTACGTGGAATGCTTTGACTGCTTCTTCTACTTTTACGTATTCAAAAGTGATATAAATGAGAtgggtaaataaaataaattcaattataaatgactaaaatacaatttatattcaaaaataattattagctTTTAAAGTATTATGCGTGTGGTTCAAAATACATCAGTATTATGGTTAATcattttttcaacaaaaattaTGACTGATCATTGATAAAACGCCACTACAATATATTACACCATGGCGTTTTAAGTCTTTTTGGTTATTGACAATCAAACCCTAAATTGATGTGGTGTTAAGAACCACAAAACAATTGCCAAATTAATAGCATTTGATCTGTTCGACTAATCAGTATTACTAATACGTTTTAAGAACTCGTTATATTGAGCAGAAAAACGACAAGTAGCAAAGCTAAAATGTTGTCCAGAAAATGGTTAAAGAGTATAATCCCCTGCTTACATCTTTTCTGGCTACCAGTCATTGAAATGCCCATCTATTAGTAATACATTTTGGTAATTATgtcataattaaataaataaaaaattgtgtCATATCGCAATTTGAATTTACTTCCCTAATTTGCTCCTATATTTATGCACAAATGATATTTGATTTGCCTAAATTAGAAGCTCTAATGATTTCCATGCAagttgaattaaaataaaagaaaaaggaggAAAACTAGGAGATACTTGCCTGCCACTCATGTAACCCTTGAGCACTATCAGGGTTTGATTTTTTAACAGCGATTGGTATTCCGACGCCGGCCCTCGACGGAGATAAGGTCTCCCCGTCAACCCATCCTTTGAAAACCTGTCCGAACCCGCCTTCTCCGATCATCGACTCCGGCCGGAAATTCTTTGTCGCCGTCATAAGATCCATTAATGTGAACATCTTTAGATTTGGCGTCACTATCTTCCCGCTCGGCGGCACTGCCTTTTTGCCCACACCTGGTTTCTCCACCGGCTTTGACGACTGTGTATCGACGGATCTTGGCTTCTCCTGTTGTTTTCCACGAGATGGATCATCGACGGGTCTTTTCACCTCTTGAGGTTTTTGACGAGGCGTGTTATCGACGTTTCTTGCTTTCATTCCTCTTTCCGCCGCTGGAAACTTTGGATTCGAGCCCCTAGCCGGGGGCATCACCACCACCGGCGGCGGAGCCTTTTGATTTACTGGATTTTGACCATGTTTCACCGCTGTAATTAAGATCAACACACGATCTTGTTAGATTGAAACATTGCTACAATAGTTCgatataaaagaagaaaaacaaaaaaaacgttttcaaaaaACATGTATTAACCTGGGAGGGGCTTGGTGGAGACAGGGATCTCTTCTTGTCCAACACTGGAAGATCCGTTAGGACAGAAGTTCCCcatcaaaacacaaaacaagCTTTGACCTTTCTCTGTTTCTATTGTTATGTTCGCTTCAAACTTTACGATCACTTTGAGAGTAGAGAGAAATTTTCTGCGGATTTTAACTGAAATATGGACGAAAGATCCGAGAAATAGAGAGGAAGGACCGAGCAAGCACACTCTTTGggataacatatataattttaatttgatattttttctaattaatttgataaattGTCGTGTGTTTATTTGATTTCGTCGTGGTTATATACCCTTTCGATTTAATTGGCTGGTTGTTGCTATTTTTAAT
The sequence above is drawn from the Raphanus sativus cultivar WK10039 chromosome 7, ASM80110v3, whole genome shotgun sequence genome and encodes:
- the LOC108817249 gene encoding LOW QUALITY PROTEIN: probable serine/threonine-protein kinase PBL11 (The sequence of the model RefSeq protein was modified relative to this genomic sequence to represent the inferred CDS: deleted 1 base in 1 codon) → MGNFCPNGSSSVGQEEIPVSTKPLPAVKHGQNPVNQKAPPPVVVMPPARGSNPKFPAAERGMKARNVDNTPRQKPQEVKRPVDDPSRGKQQEKPRSVDTQSSKPVEKPGVGKKAVPPSGKIVTPNLKMFTLMDLMTATKNFRPESMIGEGGFGQVFKGWVDGETLSPSRAGVGIPIAVKKSNPDSAQGLHEWQCEVRFLGKFHHPNLVKLLGYCWEENQFLLVYEFLPNGSLENHLFSKGDGLTWDTRLKIAIEAAQGLTFLHNSEKSVIYRDFKASNILLDSNFDAKLSDFGLAKHGPINGFSHVTTRVMGTQGYAAPEYVATGHLYVRSDVYGFGVVLLELLTGLRALDPNRPSAQQNLVEWAKPVLTQKKKIRRMMDPRLEHKYPLLAVIKTAALILRCLEADPKNRPPMDDVLRELEIVRTIRDQPKEQRGNRNNNGHGSLHVRRTR